The following coding sequences lie in one Rutidosis leptorrhynchoides isolate AG116_Rl617_1_P2 chromosome 6, CSIRO_AGI_Rlap_v1, whole genome shotgun sequence genomic window:
- the LOC139852525 gene encoding mediator of RNA polymerase II transcription subunit 17 gives MDGNLSISLDKLPVKRLEVIEENGAERFPPDLSYDDNRVNLIRRIDFAWAVEREDPNKKQKSGDTSATAAKDASAPPWPWQNMVENLQLAHQELSVIIDLINTVEANDAVTVAGMTRPKPLPNELLSDLAVSTATKLQCFRHLGKYFKQSAKALEKQVAREARFYGALIRLQQNWKVKRHRMAASAAGNEGFYIDLFDNTLYDPTSVFRPSSMSTVRVEHDSAGMLALNFSLKSCHSLHFGFVNASSDDILKGSRESNSDLFGETKKEDESDDVSVKRRHSDLREVHRAVFDEQVFNLINQEAFVPSLGVNVTGIRENHLQLNIDQEASVFISLVTSSSINDDGEESEDGTAVIPMIDGEENQKRSFLPNRISSEILLKQLFHEHVFVRAKNRSDSNNRSQLLGQPPKDVSNLLGHFCMSLAHRIFSDKVLMELEELASNVSYVRLMSHPTWHSRTSSWTLVVDVPRSVLHTGAIEKCVNSQFRTKVVVIDDCINVEGEGAPNVVGLFKGKSENSSSVNRYECNLADLHAILLQQVASQIIRWLHEEALTVGMKASRDFLSLSFEVEQGETVGLVAHVDPEDGEGGISWWLVVGGGGITEEYRLQKEDSEIETKRFLGHLSLDVLYATLLDLVTMCNNSGSL, from the exons ATGGATGGGAACCTTAGTATATCACTTGACAAACTCCCAGTAAAACGTTTGGAGGTCATCGAAGAAAATGGAGCTGAAAGATTCCCTCC CGATTTGAGTTATGATGATAATAGAGTTAACCTTATTAGACGAATAGACTTTGCTTGGGCAGTGGAGAGAGAAGATCCTAACAAGAAGCAAAAGAGCGGCGATACGTCTGCTACTGCCGCTAAAGATGCATCTGCACCACCATGGCCATGGCAGAACATGGTTGAGAATTTGCAGTTGGCCCACCAGGAGCTTTCCGTTATCATCGATCTCATTAACACT GTCGAAGCTAATGATGCTGTGACAGTGGCTGGTATGACCAGACCAAAGCCGTTACCTAATGAACTTTTGTCTGACCTTGCAGTATCTACAGCAACAAAACTCCAATGTTTCCGG CACCTTGGGAAATATTTTAAGCAATCTGCTAAAGCGTTGGAGAAACAAGTAGCTAGAGAAGCAAGATTCTATGGAGCTCTAATAAG ATTGCAGCAGAACTGGAAAGTTAAGAGGCACCGCATGGCTGCTTCTGCTGCTGGCAATGAAGGTTTCTATATCGATCTGTTCGACAATACGTTATATGATCCAACATCTGTATTTCGTCCATCTTCGATGTCTACGGTTCGTGTAGAACACGACAGTGCTGGAATGCTTGCTTTGAATTTCTCTTTAAAATCATGCCACAGTCTTCATTTTGGGTTCGTTAATGCAAGTTCTGACGATATTTTAAAAGGATCGCGTGAATCAAATTCCGATTTGTTTGGAGAAACTAAGAAAGAAGACGAAAGTGATGATGTCAGTGTTAAGAGAAGGCATTCCGATCTTCGTGAAGTTCATAGAGCTGTTTTCGATGAACAG GTGTTTAATTTAATAAATCAAGAAGCATTCGTCCCGTCTCTGGGCGTAAATGTGACTGGTATTCGAGAAAACCATTTGCAGTTAAACATAGATCAAGAAGCATCTGTCTTCATTTCACTTGTGACGTCATCATCCATTAACGATGATGGTGAAGAAAGTGAAGATGGAACTGCAGTTATACCAATGATTGACGGTGAAGAAAACCAGAAACGATCATTTCTTCCTAACCGAATCAGTTCTGAAATTCTTCTAAAACAGCTTTTTCATGAACATGTGTTTGTAAGAGCAAAGAATAGGTCAGATTCTAATAACAGAAGTCAACTGCTTGGTCAACCGCCAAAAGACGTATCAAACCTTCTGGGTCATTTTTGCATGTCCCTCGCTCACCGAATCTTCTCTGATAAAGTTCTAATGGAACTAGAAGAACTG GCTAGCAATGTATCGTATGTTCGATTGATGTCTCATCCCACGTGGCATTCTCGAACATCTTCATGGACACTGGTGGTTGATGTTCCTCGGTCCGTTCTTCATACTGGGGCAATAGAGAAGTGTGTGAACTCACAGTTTCGAACCAAAGTTGTCGTAATTGATGATTGCATTAACGTAGAAGGCGAAGGTGCTCCAAATGTAGTTGGCCTCTTTAAAGGGAAGTCTGAAAACAGCTCGTCTGTGAACAGATATGAATGCAACTTAGCAGATCTGCATGCCATTCTTTTACAGCAG GTTGCAAGTCAGATTATACGTTGGCTGCATGAAGAAGCCCTGACCGTGGGAATGAAAGCAAGCAGGGACTTTTTAAGTTTATCGTTTGAGGTGGAGCAGGGTGAAACGGTAGGTCTGGTGGCTCATGTTGATCCAGAAGACGGTGAAGGCGGCATAtcatggtggttggtggtgggcggTGGCGGAATAACAGAGGAATACAGGCTTCAAAAAGAGGATTCAGAGATTGAAACAAAGAGATTTTTAGGTCATTTATCTTTAGATGTGTTGTATGCAACATTGTTGGATCTAGTTACCATGTGTAACAATAGTGGAAGCCTTTGA